From Anopheles darlingi chromosome 2, idAnoDarlMG_H_01, whole genome shotgun sequence, the proteins below share one genomic window:
- the LOC125959573 gene encoding tubulin glycylase 3A has product MDDELNSGGSSDSGSSGSSSRIGGHHRGKSNSNSDSATTGGTSTSSIGGSGDSTPAPSCSSNSSSDSDKASDTSSSLCSSENDKDNESESEKGKAEQTGSAERKPDGGGGGGGRGEPAKPAAKIIEGNLGPLTATVKFINPYKNNWINADRLNELRKKVQDATKHHRVFLLRGSFHTVRRALVERGWVEKLDGFRVKAQASTSSSGFILEDLVSQLPERKPGESRKNHIAKCERSIMSRFLEHTPIDFLWTARREKADWLDLTKNSALIINRFAKAPFTTKEGLCSALHDFHWFYEEGMSETYFPRCYNVWNPEELNEFVDNFRLTASMGLLKWLVERHATEGLDAIIADDGNVPSTCIAFSLTRCKEYLDYCLHNDIDIEEEPKVWDHDWDVFLTHHYLLTHEDNRIQLLKEERDADAIEHYLAEARSVLEQIKGFWPQYALDGYLNIWIVKPGNKCRGRGIHLMNNIKQIIAMVNPPIVSKTRYVIQKYIERPLIIHNTKFDIRQWFMITSVQPLNIWFYKESYLRFSSQQYNLMNYHESVHLTNHAIQKKYHNAVRDERLPHENMWDCHTFQAYLRQIDKYEMWSERIYPGMQKAIIGSLLACQDNMDRRPNTFELYGADFMITEDFYPWLIEINSSPDLAPSTSVTARLCPQCVEDTIRVVIDRRTDSNAPTGSFELIYKQIIPKTPAYMGLNLQLRGHRITPKSSMKKDRMRMLPLKPVQNVLQVSRLATSAAPTIKQTASPVIMDLIECMQFRDGKQDEELLSNGRLQAMRSGGGVTSATLYKRSNFSHKSNNLRYDFEKKKSYIISKTGELFRRHGGTGAKYLTDGETYIDSVEAWERATTSFFQHNFSTALNSAASHHTSAKEAAPRTTTEATDEGQSNAHGRNSGTVHTATNEEDLCEPYETDTEKLMASVENLAPSNTATASNSCAPSTGFPMAVRYGKGTAGRTATMATTSNNFYTLGFSLRARPPKVSRPTPTTASLVSNRMHHAQSAEDLSQASGTSGVGYHQRSHTSGSGLLQQQQQQQQSNR; this is encoded by the exons ATGGATGATGAACTGAAtagtggcggcagcagcgataGTGGTTCCAGTGGCAGCAGCTCCCGTATCGGTGGTCACCACCGCGGAAAAAGCAATAGTAACAGCGattcggccaccaccggtggtaccagtaccagcagcatcgggggCAGCGGAGACAGCACACCGGCCCCctcttgcagcagcaacagcagcagtgacagtGATAAAGCCAGTGATACTAGCAGTAGTTTGTGTAGCAGCGAAAATGATAAGGATAACGAAAGTGAATCGGAGAAAGGCAAGGCGGAGCAGACAGGGAGCGCGGAGCGCAaacccgatggtggtggtggtggtggtggtcgcggtgaACCAGCAAAGCCTGCGGCCAAAATTATCGAGGGCAATCTGGGGCCActgacggcgacggtgaaaTTCATCAATCCGTACAAAAACAACTGGATCAATGCGGATCGGTTGAACGAGCTGCGGAAGAAGGTGCAGGATGCAACGAAGCACCATCGGGTGTTCCTGCTGCGTGGCTCCTTCCACACCGTCCGGCGAGCCCTGGTCGAGCGGGGCTGGGTGGAGAAGCTGGATGGATTCCGGGTGAAGGCGCAGGCATCGACTTCCTCGTCGGGCTTCATCCTGGAGGATCTTGTATCACAGCTACCGGAGCGGAAACCGGGCGAATCTCGGAAAAACCATATCGCCAAGTGCGAACGTAGCATCATGTCCCGCTTCCTGGAGCACACGCCAATCGATTTCCTCTGGACGGCACGGCGCGAGAAGGCGGACTGGCTCGATCTGACCAAGAACTCGGCGCTGATCATTAACCGGTTCGCGAAGGCACCGTTCACAACGAAGGAAGGCCTCTGCTCGGCGCTCCACGATTTCCATTGGTTCTACGAGGAAGGCATGTCCGAGACCTACTTTCCGCGGTGCTATAACGTTTGGAATCCGGAGGAGTTGAACGAGTTCGTTGACAACTTCCGGCTGACGGCTTCGATGGGGCTGCTCAAGTGGCTCGTCGAGCGGCATGCGACCGAAGGCCTCGACGCCATCATCGCAGACGATGGCAACGTGCCGAGCACGTGCATTGCCTTCTCGTTGACGCGCTGCAAGGAGTACCTCGACTACTGTCTGCACAACGATATCGACATCGAGGAGGAACCGAAGGTGTGGGACCACGATTGGGACGTTTTTCTCACGCACCACTATCTGCTTACGCACGAGGACAACCGGATACAGCTGCTGAAGGAGGAACGGGATGCCGATGCCATCGAGCACTATCTGGCCGAGGCTAGGTCGGTGCTGGAGCAGATCAAGGGTTTCTGGCCGCAGTACGCGCTCGACGGTTACCTCAACATCTGGATCGTGAAGCCCGGCAATAAGTGCCGTGGCCGGGGTATCCATCTGATGAACAACATCAAGCAAATCATCGCCATGGTGAACCCCCCGATTGTCAGCAAAACGCGCTACGTTATTCAGAAGTATATCG AGCGTCCGCTCATCATACACAATACCAAGTTCGACATCCGGCAGTGGTTTATGATAACCAGCGTACAGCCGctaaatatttggttctacAAGGAGAGCTACCTTCGATTCAGCTCGCAGCAGTACAATCTCATGAACTACCACGAATCGGTGCACCTGACGAACCACGCGATCCAGAAGAAGTACCACAACGCGGTCCGGGACGAGCGGTTACCGCACGAGAACATGTGGGATTGCCACACGTTCCAGGCCTACCTCCGGCAGATCGACAAGTACGAGATGTGGTCGGAGCGTATCTACCCCGGCATGCAGAAGGCAATCATCGGGTCCCTGTTGGCCTGCCAGGACAACATGGATCGGCGACCGAACACGTTCGAGCTGTACGGTGCTGACTTCATGATCACCGAGGATTTCTATCCGTGGTTGATTGAAATCAACTCGAGCCCGGATTTGGCTCCGAGCACCAGCGTCACTGCCCGGTTGTGTCCTCAGTGCGTCGAAGACACGATCAGAG TGGTGATCGATCGGCGAACGGATTCGAACGCACCGACTGGTTCATTCGAGTTGATCTACAAACAGATAATTCCGAAGACCCCCGCCTATATGGGATTAAATCTACAGCTACGAGGCCACCGTATTACACCGAAGAGCTCCATGAAGAAGGACCGCATGCGTATGTTGCCCCTGAAACCGGTTCAGAATGTGCTGCAAGTCTCCCGGTTGGCCACCTCGGCTGCACCGACCATCAAACAGACTGCCTCTCCGGTCATTATGGATTTGATCGAGTGTATGCAGTTCCGGGACGGGAAGCAGGATGAGGAACTGCTGTCCAATGGTCGATTGCAAGCGATGCgaagtggtggcggtgttacCTCGGCCACCCTTTATAAGCGCTCCAATTTTTCCCACAAATCGAACAACCTTCGGTACGACTTCGAGAAGAAAAAGTCTTACATCATCTCGAAGACGGGCGAACTGTTCCGGCGCCATGGCGGCACCGGTGCTAAGTACCTGACGGATGGCGAAACGTACATCGACAGTGTGGAGGCATGGGAGCGTGCCACAACTAGCTTCTTCCAGCACAACTTCTCAACCGCACTCAACTCAGCTgcatcacaccacaccagcgccAAAGAGGCCGCACCTCGGACGACCACCGAGGCGACGGACGAAGGACAATCGAATGCGCACGGAAGGAATTCTGGCACCGTGCACACTGCCACGAATGAGGAGGACCTGTGTGAACCGTATGAGACCGATACCGAGAAGCTAATGGCGAGCGTGGAGAACCTTGCCCCAAGTAACACTGCGACCGCCAGTAACAGTTGCGCTCCCTCGACCGGATTCCCCATGGCCGTCCGGTATGGTAAAGGAACGGCGGGACGTACGGCCACCATGGCGACGACTTCGAACAATTTCTACACCCTCGGGTTCAGTCTGCGAGCCCGGCCACCGAAGGTTTCGAGGCCTACTCCGACCACGGCCAGTCTGGTCAGCAACCGGATGCATCATGCACAATCAGCCGAAGACTTATCCCAGGCATCCGGTACGTCAGGAGTCGGTTATCACCAGCGCTCGCACACCAGTGGATCCGGGCTGCTG cagcagcagcagcagcagcagcaatcgaatcgGTAG